One stretch of Paramormyrops kingsleyae isolate MSU_618 chromosome 4, PKINGS_0.4, whole genome shotgun sequence DNA includes these proteins:
- the LOC111851415 gene encoding transmembrane protein 14C-like — protein MPIDWMGYGYSALIVIGGIVGYVKAGSVPSLAAGLLFGGFAGLGTYKICQNPKHVWVLLATSASLAGVMGFRFLNSGKFMPAGLMAAASLVMLGRTGLGMLQRPHGP, from the exons ATGCCCATTGACTGGATGGGATACGGATACTCCGCTCTGATTGTGATTGGAGGTATTGTGGGTTATGTTAAAGCAG gTAGTGTCCCCTCTCTGGCCGCAGGTCTGCTCTTTGGAGGCTTCGCTGGACTTGGTACCTACAAGATATGTCAGAATCCAAAACACGTTTGGGTTCTTCTAG CAACCTCAGCAAGTCTAGCGGGGGTCATGGGATTCCGGTTTTTAAACTCCGGCAAGTTCATGCCAGCGGGCCTGATGGCAGCTGCCAG TCTGGTGATGTTAGGTAGGACTGGACTAGGCATGTTACAGAGACCCCATGGGCCATAG
- the pak1ip1 gene encoding p21-activated protein kinase-interacting protein 1-like isoform X2, which yields MKYRQGVSSDKGPTERKTQEWTLKAEFTHHAHTASLCAVAANERYIATGSKDETIQLYDMKNKKEHGVLLHHNGTISCLEFYGASHLLSGAEDGLLCVWSTRKWECLKSIKAHRGQVSFVSVHPSGKLALSVGTDRTLRTWNLIDGRSAFIKNIKQSAHIVMWSPAGDKYVVVVNNKIDIYKLETATVIGTFSCPMRISSITFLSNSVLAVAGDDEVVRLFDTDSQKCVCEFVAHENRVKSLDSCTVGDLCVLVSASNDGFIKLWNVSLEKVTEPPALLGMVNTTARLTCLSVWQPGPQGECSAEQDVQAVTSQASTTATEPKRRKKEIFTEEVIVEDPSCTKRVKTQGGEKKKKRKTNK from the exons ATGAAATACAGGCAAGGTGTGTCCTCAGACAA GGGTCCaactgaaagaaaaacacag GAATGGACCCTGAAAGCCGAATTCACTCACCATGCTCACACAGCCTCCTTGTGTGCTGTGGCCGCTAACGAGCGCTACATCGCGACTGGCAGCAAAGACGAAACCATCCAGCTCTATGACATGAAAAATAAGAAAGAACACGGAGTCCTGCTCCATCACAATG GTACAATTTCATGCCTCGAGTTTTACGGCGCTTCTCACCTTCTGAGCGGAGCAGAGGATGgattgctgtgtgtgtggagcacCAGGAAGTGGGAGTGTCTGAAATCCATCAAAGCTCATAG GGGTCAAGTGTCATTtgtgtctgtccatccatctggaAAACTCGCTCTGTCCGTGGGAACTGACAGAACACTCAG GACTTGGAATCTCATTGATGGGAGGTCAGCCTTCatcaaaaatattaaacaaa GTGCTCATATTGTCATGTGGTCTCCTGCTGGAGATAAATATGTCGTGGTTGTGAATAACAAAATAGACATTTATAAGCTGGAGACGGCCACAGTGATAGGCACCTTCTCCTGTCCAATGAGGATCTCATCCATTACGTTTCTGAGT AATTCAGTCCTTGCAGTTGCTGGAGATGATGAAGTAGTGAGACTTTTCGATACTGATTCCCAGAagtgtgtctgtgagtttgTCGCCCATGAGAACAG AGTAAAATCACTGGACAGTTGTACAGTGGGCGATCTCTGTGTCCTTGTCTCAGCATCAAATGATGGATTCATCAAATTATGGAACGTCAGTCTTGAAAAG GTGACGGAGCCTCCAGCTTTGCTGGGGATGGTGAACACCACTGCGAGGCTGACCTGCTTGTCGGTGTGGCAGCCAGGCCCACAGGGGGAATGCAGTGCAGAGCAGGACGTGCAGGCCGTCACCTCCCAAG CATCCACGACTGCAACTGAACCCAaaaggagaaagaaagaaattttCACAGAGGAAGTAATCGTCGAGGATCCCAGTTGCACAAAAAGAGTGAAAACACAGGGTggtgaaaagaaaaagaaacgaAAAACCAATAAATAA
- the pak1ip1 gene encoding p21-activated protein kinase-interacting protein 1-like isoform X3, whose amino-acid sequence MFNEYEIQARGPTERKTQEWTLKAEFTHHAHTASLCAVAANERYIATGSKDETIQLYDMKNKKEHGVLLHHNGTISCLEFYGASHLLSGAEDGLLCVWSTRKWECLKSIKAHRGQVSFVSVHPSGKLALSVGTDRTLRTWNLIDGRSAFIKNIKQSAHIVMWSPAGDKYVVVVNNKIDIYKLETATVIGTFSCPMRISSITFLSNSVLAVAGDDEVVRLFDTDSQKCVCEFVAHENRVKSLDSCTVGDLCVLVSASNDGFIKLWNVSLEKVTEPPALLGMVNTTARLTCLSVWQPGPQGECSAEQDVQAVTSQASTTATEPKRRKKEIFTEEVIVEDPSCTKRVKTQGGEKKKKRKTNK is encoded by the exons ATGTTCAACGAATATGAAATACAGGCAAG GGGTCCaactgaaagaaaaacacag GAATGGACCCTGAAAGCCGAATTCACTCACCATGCTCACACAGCCTCCTTGTGTGCTGTGGCCGCTAACGAGCGCTACATCGCGACTGGCAGCAAAGACGAAACCATCCAGCTCTATGACATGAAAAATAAGAAAGAACACGGAGTCCTGCTCCATCACAATG GTACAATTTCATGCCTCGAGTTTTACGGCGCTTCTCACCTTCTGAGCGGAGCAGAGGATGgattgctgtgtgtgtggagcacCAGGAAGTGGGAGTGTCTGAAATCCATCAAAGCTCATAG GGGTCAAGTGTCATTtgtgtctgtccatccatctggaAAACTCGCTCTGTCCGTGGGAACTGACAGAACACTCAG GACTTGGAATCTCATTGATGGGAGGTCAGCCTTCatcaaaaatattaaacaaa GTGCTCATATTGTCATGTGGTCTCCTGCTGGAGATAAATATGTCGTGGTTGTGAATAACAAAATAGACATTTATAAGCTGGAGACGGCCACAGTGATAGGCACCTTCTCCTGTCCAATGAGGATCTCATCCATTACGTTTCTGAGT AATTCAGTCCTTGCAGTTGCTGGAGATGATGAAGTAGTGAGACTTTTCGATACTGATTCCCAGAagtgtgtctgtgagtttgTCGCCCATGAGAACAG AGTAAAATCACTGGACAGTTGTACAGTGGGCGATCTCTGTGTCCTTGTCTCAGCATCAAATGATGGATTCATCAAATTATGGAACGTCAGTCTTGAAAAG GTGACGGAGCCTCCAGCTTTGCTGGGGATGGTGAACACCACTGCGAGGCTGACCTGCTTGTCGGTGTGGCAGCCAGGCCCACAGGGGGAATGCAGTGCAGAGCAGGACGTGCAGGCCGTCACCTCCCAAG CATCCACGACTGCAACTGAACCCAaaaggagaaagaaagaaattttCACAGAGGAAGTAATCGTCGAGGATCCCAGTTGCACAAAAAGAGTGAAAACACAGGGTggtgaaaagaaaaagaaacgaAAAACCAATAAATAA
- the pak1ip1 gene encoding p21-activated protein kinase-interacting protein 1-like isoform X1: protein MDSVLELVAGSYEQILFGYKVQKGEKEWTLKAEFTHHAHTASLCAVAANERYIATGSKDETIQLYDMKNKKEHGVLLHHNGTISCLEFYGASHLLSGAEDGLLCVWSTRKWECLKSIKAHRGQVSFVSVHPSGKLALSVGTDRTLRTWNLIDGRSAFIKNIKQSAHIVMWSPAGDKYVVVVNNKIDIYKLETATVIGTFSCPMRISSITFLSNSVLAVAGDDEVVRLFDTDSQKCVCEFVAHENRVKSLDSCTVGDLCVLVSASNDGFIKLWNVSLEKVTEPPALLGMVNTTARLTCLSVWQPGPQGECSAEQDVQAVTSQASTTATEPKRRKKEIFTEEVIVEDPSCTKRVKTQGGEKKKKRKTNK from the exons ATGGATTCTGTGCTGGAGCTGGTGGCTGGGAGTTACGAGCAGATTCTTTTCGGTTATAAGGTGCAGAAAGGCGAAAAG GAATGGACCCTGAAAGCCGAATTCACTCACCATGCTCACACAGCCTCCTTGTGTGCTGTGGCCGCTAACGAGCGCTACATCGCGACTGGCAGCAAAGACGAAACCATCCAGCTCTATGACATGAAAAATAAGAAAGAACACGGAGTCCTGCTCCATCACAATG GTACAATTTCATGCCTCGAGTTTTACGGCGCTTCTCACCTTCTGAGCGGAGCAGAGGATGgattgctgtgtgtgtggagcacCAGGAAGTGGGAGTGTCTGAAATCCATCAAAGCTCATAG GGGTCAAGTGTCATTtgtgtctgtccatccatctggaAAACTCGCTCTGTCCGTGGGAACTGACAGAACACTCAG GACTTGGAATCTCATTGATGGGAGGTCAGCCTTCatcaaaaatattaaacaaa GTGCTCATATTGTCATGTGGTCTCCTGCTGGAGATAAATATGTCGTGGTTGTGAATAACAAAATAGACATTTATAAGCTGGAGACGGCCACAGTGATAGGCACCTTCTCCTGTCCAATGAGGATCTCATCCATTACGTTTCTGAGT AATTCAGTCCTTGCAGTTGCTGGAGATGATGAAGTAGTGAGACTTTTCGATACTGATTCCCAGAagtgtgtctgtgagtttgTCGCCCATGAGAACAG AGTAAAATCACTGGACAGTTGTACAGTGGGCGATCTCTGTGTCCTTGTCTCAGCATCAAATGATGGATTCATCAAATTATGGAACGTCAGTCTTGAAAAG GTGACGGAGCCTCCAGCTTTGCTGGGGATGGTGAACACCACTGCGAGGCTGACCTGCTTGTCGGTGTGGCAGCCAGGCCCACAGGGGGAATGCAGTGCAGAGCAGGACGTGCAGGCCGTCACCTCCCAAG CATCCACGACTGCAACTGAACCCAaaaggagaaagaaagaaattttCACAGAGGAAGTAATCGTCGAGGATCCCAGTTGCACAAAAAGAGTGAAAACACAGGGTggtgaaaagaaaaagaaacgaAAAACCAATAAATAA